The Streptomyces sp. NBC_00224 genome has a window encoding:
- a CDS encoding RNA polymerase sigma factor: MSQDFTHRAPGRPAMTNQQLPVDFSAFHHMHRPVYLRWAQTILNHRADAEEAVDAAFEQLLMIWTVVLSKENPAAYAWSVLRSRTLDLARARKRRPTLLEAAAFETVALAHTADPIGQLEESLALFHAVRQLPPRQMDVMLLLHLHGLTPAQVGDHLGITAAAVRSTARHAKRRLRHTLGLAAQQTEEGHADDIAH; this comes from the coding sequence GTGAGCCAGGACTTCACGCACCGCGCGCCGGGCAGACCCGCGATGACGAACCAGCAACTTCCGGTGGACTTCAGCGCGTTCCACCACATGCACCGGCCCGTCTATCTGCGCTGGGCGCAGACCATCCTCAACCACCGCGCGGACGCCGAGGAAGCCGTCGACGCCGCCTTCGAACAGCTCCTGATGATCTGGACCGTGGTCCTGTCGAAGGAGAACCCCGCCGCGTATGCCTGGAGCGTGCTGCGCAGTCGCACCCTCGACCTGGCCCGCGCCCGCAAGCGGCGCCCGACCCTGCTGGAGGCGGCCGCCTTCGAGACCGTCGCCCTGGCCCACACCGCCGACCCCATCGGCCAGTTGGAGGAGAGCCTCGCGCTCTTCCACGCGGTACGCCAGCTCCCGCCGCGCCAGATGGACGTCATGCTCCTGCTCCACCTGCACGGCCTGACCCCCGCACAGGTCGGCGACCACCTCGGCATCACCGCGGCCGCCGTCCGCTCCACCGCCCGCCACGCCAAGCGCCGCCTGCGCCACACCCTCGGCCTCGCGGCCCAGCAGACCGAGGAGGGACACGCTGATGACATCGCCCATTGA